The Theobroma cacao cultivar B97-61/B2 chromosome 1, Criollo_cocoa_genome_V2, whole genome shotgun sequence genome contains the following window.
tttaatcatcaatattttaaaatattattttttatttataatttaaatggtattttgattaaaatattaataattttaattaatttttaaatttaaaatattatttttataatatataattaattttttaaaatttctattaaatttttcttcattttccttttttgtaataaaaaaattattttacataattagagttacaatttttcaaacttgtaaagaacattttaatctttatCACTTTTTAAGGTTTTTCCTCATCCATTGAACAGCTAAAATCATGGAATTGATCTTATCTATTCTTCAGTTTTAGATGATTTTAGGGATAATCATTCCAGAAAAATGGTTGTTCATTAGAGCATTTCACAAccaaataaagaaacaaaaattccttaaaaataaaaagggaattGTATTCTCATggaaaaatcattttgaattattttaaattcaaatgttttgaGTTTAGATAATTCggatacatttttttttaggttttctttttaaaattgtatGTTAGCTGTACTCATTTTAACAAAACTTTCAAGTACCAATTgtagtaaatttaaatttttcggAGTTGAATAATTTCAAGTACGAGCTTTAATTCGTTTTGAATTATCTTAAACTCGaaacattttaaatttgaaaaatttttcgACTTAAAGTCGTTAACTGAGTTTGGGCTTTTTGGAAATTGAAATCTTAGATTAACTTCCCTCTAGGCCTAGCTCCTAACCCGCTTACAAACTCAGACTTCCAAAATTCCTAGTGAACAATTTTTCGTACAGTATAACCTCAAAAATTATAGCCGAACAATTTTAAACTCAGAATTGTAGGGCTTTACCCCGAAGGGAGCCCTTCCAGAAATTCTCACAGGCCAGGGCTTAACCCAGGCCCATGAGGGggtttggaaatagttttCAACCAGCAATAGACGCGCCTCGGTTAGAACCTCACTAGCTGCGTCATTGCCCCAAGCGCAAAGATGCTAATCTTACTCGGTTGGctctttatttatatgaaacACAAACACTCCTCTTTGTTGACTTGGTGATGTGGGATCCGGACCACGTTTCCTCTATACTAAGGAAAGCGTCATCGATTTCGTTTTGCTTACCTGTTACCCCGCAACTAGTAAATTAACTTTGCTTAGATTTTGATGCAGTAAATCTGTTATAAACTGCAAGGTAGAGCTTAATAACATTCACTGTATCCAAAAATGGAAGACATTTTGCTCTCTGCCAACATTTCATTCCTCCCCTTTACATAGTATCTACCAGCCCTAGCTTTTCAGTTGATTTTTTAGATCATATTGGCTAGTAACCATGAGTTCAAACAGGTCATTGACGAGGCTATTCCATTTGGTTTCAGATGAAAAATTCACTCTAATAGCTGTTTGGTtgcagagaaaaaaaaaaacgaagaTAACATTTAGGCTCTTTTGTCTCATGCttttaaattatcttgaaaCATGCTACAAAAGATGCAAGAAACGCCTGGGAAGAAGAACTAATAAAGGTTTTTAAGATTGTATGGAAGATCATCAAAGAGAATGCTAATGAATCAAATCTCCTAATGCTTTAGATGCTTGATGTTTGACCAATTCTATCAATTATTcatacaaaaatataataacttATCTGTCTGCATAGCAGAAGTTTCCAATCtcaataatttcaattttaatgcaTTCTAATCTACAGGGAttgaaatatattaataagcAAATACTGTTGCACCTAGCTCATTGAAAAggagaataaaaattaaaccGACAATGCCGCAATGGCCAAAGAACCATCATTATCCAAGCCATAATCTTCATCTTTGTCTAGAACATAAAAGAAGCAAAATCTTGTTTCTACTTGTGATTGGAAGTTTGGAATCATGGCCTGCAAGCTTCTCCAGCACCCAGTTCCCACTTCCCAAGCAATTCCTTCAATACCTATGATCAGAAAAATCATAACAGCTCAGAAATTAGCCCCAGCAATGCAGTCAACAACCAAGAGCATAAGATTGTTTGGGCCTCCATCTGGTTTAAAACACATTCTCAAAAACACCACCAAAGTTGCTGAAGATAGCTGTAGCTTAGTTAATGATGACATAGAGGTAGAAGAAAAAGGGGAGGAACCATTACAGAACAGGACACCTGACCTGATCAAAACAAACTTTTACCAGGCGATCAAAGGTAAAACCTTGGAAATTTCAGCCACATATTCATTCCATCTCTAGCTTTGATGACATGAAgagtttgaaatgaaaattgacATGTGTGGCAGTTGTATGTATATCTAGGAATCAATGGAGGGATTTTCGGAGTGCAGTCTGCGAGAAAATCTGAGATTGAAAGGCTGGTGGCGTTGCTTCAGACCCAGAATCCGACGCCTGACCCTGCATTACATCTAGAGAAGGTACATTCAATGCAATTTCTTTCTCCTATCACCAGTTCTAAAGCCTGTACTGTACCAAGGTACTATGGAAGGGTGCCATATCTAATTAATCCAGATTATACATACATGCatgcatatatgtatatatgtacgTATACTTTCCAACTTGAAAACAAGGTAGTGCTAATTATAGGAAGTTATGGTCCTTAATAGAAATGATCATGCTAAAGCTATCACCTAATATTTTCAGTTGCCATATGTATGATGAGGGTTTTGGTAAAGTTTACTCCTCAATATCGAATGAAATAAGATGTCTGTTCTCACAATAGGAATTCAAAATGTTCAATGacagttttatttttataattggaaGGTTGGAGGATGCTGGAAGCTTGTTTACAGTACAAAAACAATTTTGGGAGCCAGGAGGACAAAACTTGGATTGAGACATTTCCTCACCCTGGGGGATATCTATCAGACCATTGATGTTGCTAAGGTGTAAGGTTAATTCTCACCAAATTATATGTgcatttaaaaagtaaaaagtcAAAAACTCATTTCGTATATGTTCCCTACTCGTAACTCTTCTCTAGACAATCTGAACTGCTGCAGtgaccctttttttttttctcatgcATCAAATTCTGACAAATTTTATTAGCTTCCTTTATCTCTTCAATGAAGTTAGCAGCTCACATACTGTTAATATAACCTTTCAAAAACTGTTTTATGTTAGTATGTCGTTTCCTGATGCTAACCCTGAGCATTTGCTGATGGAAAAAAATGGAGGCCAAAGCGGTTAATGTGATCGAGTTCAACATTCCAGGTTTGAATTTGTTGAATGGACGGCTTAAAATAGAGGCCACTTTGAAGACAGCATCTATAACAGTTAGCAAAACCACTCTGTTTcccttcttttttaatttttccgaCCTATCAGAATTCTTTCCAAGTTGGGTATTATGCCTGAAATGTCTTCATTTCTAATAGTTACAGAGAGTTGACATGTGTTATGACAAATCAACAATTACTCCAGACGAGGTATATATGCAAATCCAACAAGTATCTGAGAGTCGTTTACTGAAGACAGACTTTTGCTGAAACTATTCCTATACGTTGCGCttactgaaaaaaaaaaaaaaaaccttgctTTTCTTTTAGGAGGAAACAACAGTTGAGGCATGTACTTCGAAAAAAGTATGATCTTCTGCTCAGCATCTTCAATCCAGAAGGTTGGCTTGAGATCTCGTATACTTTTAGTCTCCCTAAAACAGCATTATCACTTTTCTAAGCGCAACTTGACAATTGGAGTGGAGCTTTAATTCCTGCTTGAATGAAATCGAATATACTTTGTTCCTTGATTGACCATAAGATTTGTAGATGATACCATGATGATTGGAAGAGATGATAAAGGTAATACCTTCGTCTTAGAACGATCAGAGTAAAGAACACTCAAATGATGATGTTTTCGGCATAAACCTCGCTGTGAAGCATGAGAATTgccttcattttattttttgtttg
Protein-coding sequences here:
- the LOC18611757 gene encoding probable plastid-lipid-associated protein 7, chloroplastic, whose product is MACKLLQHPVPTSQAIPSIPMIRKIITAQKLAPAMQSTTKSIRLFGPPSGLKHILKNTTKVAEDSCSLVNDDIEVEEKGEEPLQNRTPDLIKTNFYQAIKGINGGIFGVQSARKSEIERLVALLQTQNPTPDPALHLEKVGGCWKLVYSTKTILGARRTKLGLRHFLTLGDIYQTIDVAKV